One Arthrobacter sp. FW306-07-I genomic window carries:
- a CDS encoding DEAD/DEAH box helicase: protein MSELHTHQLLSDESGTETIEPEETIISDETPHEIAEKSFADYNVRADIVESLADAGITHPFPIQAMTLPVALAGHDIIGQAKTGTGKTLGFGIPALQRVIGQDDPGYAKLAVPGAPQALVIVPTRELAVQVASDLQTASRKRNARITTIYGGRAYEPQVEALKQGVEVVVGTPGRLIDLYKQKHLSLKNVKLVVLDEADEMLDLGFLPDVETLIAGTPAVRQTLLFSATMPGPVIAMARRYMTQPTHIRAADPEDEGLTKRDIRQLIYRAHSMDKTEVVARILQARGRGRTIIFTKTKRTAAKVAEELVDRGFAAAAIHGDLGQGAREQALRAFRNNKVDVLVATDVAARGIDVDDVTHVINYQCVEDEKIYLHRVGRTGRAGNKGTAVTFVDWDDMPRWALINKALGLSVPEPVETYSSSPHLYTDLDIPEGTKGRLPRDKRTLAGVDAEVLEDLGETGKKNSRGGRDAGRSRDRDGRGRESRSGNREGARSSDSAGRSGERRRRTPDSAAAPAAEAAAPAADAEKPNRARRSRTRTRRRNGEVVAGADKGTQPGNSEG, encoded by the coding sequence GTGAGTGAATTGCATACCCACCAGCTCCTCAGCGATGAGTCCGGCACGGAAACTATCGAGCCGGAAGAAACCATCATCTCCGACGAGACGCCCCACGAGATCGCGGAGAAGTCCTTTGCCGACTACAACGTGCGCGCGGACATCGTTGAGTCCCTGGCGGACGCCGGGATTACCCACCCGTTCCCCATCCAGGCCATGACCCTGCCGGTGGCTCTTGCCGGCCATGACATCATCGGCCAGGCCAAGACCGGCACCGGCAAGACCCTCGGCTTCGGTATTCCCGCACTGCAACGGGTCATCGGCCAGGACGACCCCGGGTACGCCAAGCTCGCCGTTCCCGGAGCCCCGCAGGCCCTCGTGATCGTCCCCACCCGTGAGCTCGCCGTGCAGGTGGCCAGCGACCTGCAGACGGCATCCCGCAAACGCAACGCCAGGATCACCACCATCTATGGTGGCCGCGCCTACGAGCCCCAGGTTGAGGCGCTCAAGCAGGGTGTCGAGGTAGTGGTGGGCACCCCCGGGCGCCTGATCGACCTGTACAAGCAGAAGCACCTGAGCCTGAAGAATGTGAAGCTCGTGGTCCTCGACGAGGCCGACGAAATGCTGGACCTCGGCTTCCTGCCGGACGTTGAGACCCTCATCGCCGGCACCCCTGCGGTCCGCCAGACGCTCCTGTTCTCGGCTACCATGCCCGGCCCGGTCATTGCCATGGCGCGCCGCTACATGACCCAGCCCACCCATATCCGCGCAGCGGATCCCGAGGACGAGGGCCTGACCAAGCGGGACATCCGCCAGCTCATTTACCGTGCCCACAGCATGGACAAGACCGAGGTGGTGGCCCGCATCCTGCAGGCCCGCGGCCGCGGACGGACCATCATCTTCACCAAGACCAAGCGCACCGCCGCCAAAGTGGCCGAGGAACTGGTGGACCGCGGCTTCGCGGCCGCCGCCATCCACGGAGACCTGGGCCAGGGCGCCCGCGAACAGGCTCTGCGCGCGTTCCGCAACAACAAGGTGGACGTCCTGGTGGCCACGGACGTGGCTGCCCGCGGCATCGACGTTGACGACGTGACCCACGTGATCAACTACCAGTGCGTGGAAGACGAGAAGATCTACCTGCACCGGGTGGGCCGCACCGGACGCGCCGGCAACAAGGGCACCGCCGTCACATTCGTTGACTGGGACGACATGCCGCGCTGGGCGCTGATCAACAAGGCCCTGGGCCTGAGCGTTCCGGAGCCCGTGGAAACCTACTCATCCTCGCCGCACCTGTACACGGATCTTGACATCCCCGAGGGCACCAAGGGCCGCCTGCCGCGCGACAAGCGCACCCTGGCCGGCGTCGATGCCGAGGTGCTTGAGGACCTGGGCGAAACCGGCAAGAAGAACAGCCGCGGCGGCCGTGACGCAGGCCGCTCACGCGACCGGGACGGCCGTGGACGGGAAAGCCGAAGCGGCAACCGCGAAGGTGCCCGCAGCAGTGACTCCGCTGGCCGCTCAGGTGAGCGCCGCCGTCGTACGCCGGACTCTGCAGCAGCTCCTGCCGCCGAAGCTGCAGCACCCGCAGCGGACGCCGAAAAGCCGAACCGCGCCCGCCGCAGCCGGACCCGCACCCGCCGACGCAACGGCGAAGTGGTGGCCGGCGCCGACAAGGGCACGCAGCCTGGCAACTCCGAGGGCTAA
- a CDS encoding DNA-methyltransferase translates to MTDTVWAPDGGSLVVHADNAEYLPTLPDGAFTLIYVDPPFNTGRPQQRQQTRMVVNADGGGDRVGFKGRSYDTIKGALHRYDDAFSDYWSFLEPRLVEAWRLLADDGTLYLHLDYREVHYAKVMLDAIFGRECFLNEIIWAYDYGARAKNRWPTKHDNILVYVKNPAKYHFNSAEVDREPYMAPGLVTPAKRELGKLPTDVWWHTIVSPTGKEKTGYPTQKPEGLVRRVVAASSRPGDWCLDFFAGSGTLGAVAAKLGRKFVCVDQNQPAIDIMAKRLGAHATLVTRQPS, encoded by the coding sequence ATGACTGACACTGTTTGGGCGCCGGACGGCGGCAGCCTGGTGGTGCACGCGGACAACGCGGAGTACCTCCCCACGCTGCCGGACGGCGCCTTCACACTGATTTACGTGGACCCGCCCTTTAACACGGGCAGGCCGCAGCAGCGCCAGCAAACCCGTATGGTGGTCAACGCTGACGGCGGCGGGGACCGGGTGGGTTTCAAGGGCCGCTCCTACGACACCATCAAGGGCGCCCTGCACCGCTACGACGACGCGTTCAGCGACTACTGGTCCTTCCTGGAACCCAGGCTCGTGGAGGCCTGGCGGCTCCTGGCCGACGACGGAACCCTGTACCTGCACCTGGACTACCGCGAGGTGCACTACGCCAAGGTCATGCTGGACGCCATCTTTGGCCGGGAATGCTTCCTGAACGAGATCATCTGGGCCTACGACTACGGCGCGCGTGCGAAAAACCGGTGGCCCACCAAGCACGACAACATCCTGGTGTACGTCAAGAACCCGGCCAAGTACCACTTCAACAGCGCCGAGGTGGACCGTGAACCCTACATGGCGCCCGGCCTGGTGACCCCTGCCAAACGGGAGCTGGGAAAGCTGCCCACCGACGTCTGGTGGCACACGATTGTCTCCCCCACCGGCAAGGAAAAGACCGGCTACCCCACGCAGAAGCCGGAGGGCCTGGTCCGCAGGGTGGTCGCCGCATCGTCCCGCCCCGGGGACTGGTGCCTGGACTTCTTCGCCGGCTCCGGCACCCTGGGGGCAGTGGCCGCGAAGCTGGGCCGGAAGTTCGTGTGCGTGGACCAGAACCAGCCGGCCATCGACATCATGGCCAAGCGGCTCGGTGCGCACGCCACCCTGGTAACCCGCCAGCCCAGCTAG
- a CDS encoding PHP domain-containing protein encodes MRIDLHAHSNVSDGTETPADVMASAARAGLDVVALTDHDSTAGWAEASAAAARYGVALVPGMEVSCRTEEGISVHLLSYLHDPTHPGLLEEITKAKDSRQTRAERMVTILAEDYPLTWDDVIHHVAPGATLGRPHIADALVAAGVVEDRSEAFASILTSRSRYFIPHYAPDPATAVELVRAAGGVPVFAHPVASARGRIVGERTYREMIDAGLAGLEIDHRDNPEEGRDFLRRLAAKHDLLVTGSSDYHGTGKPNLLGENLTAAGMLARIEELGTGTAVVRP; translated from the coding sequence GTGAGGATTGACCTGCATGCCCACTCCAACGTCTCCGATGGCACCGAGACCCCTGCCGATGTCATGGCCTCTGCTGCCCGCGCGGGATTGGACGTGGTGGCGCTGACCGACCATGATTCGACGGCAGGTTGGGCGGAGGCTTCCGCGGCCGCTGCAAGGTACGGCGTGGCCCTGGTTCCTGGCATGGAGGTGTCGTGCCGGACCGAGGAGGGCATCAGCGTCCACCTTTTGAGCTACCTGCACGATCCCACCCATCCCGGCCTCCTGGAAGAGATCACCAAAGCCAAGGATTCCCGGCAGACCCGGGCTGAGCGGATGGTGACCATCCTGGCGGAGGATTACCCGCTTACCTGGGACGACGTGATCCACCATGTCGCGCCCGGTGCCACCCTTGGCCGTCCGCATATCGCGGATGCCCTCGTCGCCGCAGGGGTGGTGGAGGACCGTTCGGAGGCTTTCGCCTCCATTCTGACCTCCCGCTCGCGGTACTTCATCCCGCACTACGCTCCAGACCCTGCCACCGCCGTCGAACTTGTCCGTGCCGCCGGCGGCGTGCCGGTGTTCGCCCACCCCGTGGCTTCTGCCCGGGGGAGGATCGTGGGGGAGCGCACGTACCGCGAGATGATCGACGCCGGCCTGGCAGGCCTGGAGATCGATCACCGGGACAATCCGGAAGAGGGCCGGGACTTCCTCCGCAGGCTCGCGGCGAAGCATGACCTGCTGGTCACCGGTTCCTCCGACTACCACGGAACCGGCAAACCCAACCTGCTCGGGGAGAACCTCACTGCCGCCGGCATGCTGGCGCGGATCGAGGAACTCGGCACGGGAACTGCCGTCGTCCGCCCCTGA
- a CDS encoding aminopeptidase P family protein has product MNDAENTQNSASQPLEERVNNRSQRPSSNAFKAFMASNWAPSSQELPQLDAVAPYAANRRKAISSLFKGERLVIPAGPLKVRSNDCDYRFRPHSGFAHLTGLGLDHEPDAVLILEPVKEGTGDDGGNHRATLYFRPLAGRDTEQFYADSRSGEFWIGARPTLEEFEARLGLATAHIDQLETAVTKDVGAPEIGGISIRLVRKVDENIDALVDTARYNTARDPENLDLGVLDALDEKLSEALSELRLLKDEWEIEQMKIAVSATVEGFEEVVKALPRALTHARGERVVEGAFFARAREVGNELGYDTIAASGNNATVLHWTRNTGRIHAGELLLLDAGVEADSLYTADITRTLPASGSFSDIQRKVYQAVLDAADAGFAAAQPGTKFRDIHTAATTVLAERLAEWGILPVTVEEAISPEGQQHRRWMPHGTSHHLGLDVHDCAQAKRELYLDGVLTEGMVFTIEPGLYFKKEDLAIPEEYRGIGIRIEDDILMTADGPVNLSAALPRNAEDVEDWMAGIYRTEEA; this is encoded by the coding sequence GTGAACGATGCCGAAAACACCCAAAACTCTGCTTCCCAGCCGTTGGAAGAGCGCGTCAACAACCGCTCCCAGCGGCCCAGTTCCAACGCGTTCAAGGCCTTCATGGCCAGCAACTGGGCACCTTCCAGCCAGGAGCTTCCGCAACTGGACGCCGTCGCCCCCTATGCCGCAAACCGGCGCAAGGCGATCTCCTCCCTGTTCAAGGGCGAACGCCTGGTCATCCCCGCGGGGCCGTTGAAGGTGCGGTCGAATGACTGCGACTACCGTTTCCGCCCGCACTCCGGCTTCGCACACCTCACCGGGCTCGGGCTGGACCACGAGCCCGACGCTGTCCTGATCCTGGAACCGGTCAAGGAGGGAACGGGCGACGACGGCGGGAACCACCGCGCCACGCTTTATTTCCGGCCACTGGCCGGCCGGGACACGGAACAGTTCTACGCGGATTCCCGCTCCGGCGAATTCTGGATTGGTGCGCGCCCCACCCTCGAAGAGTTCGAGGCCCGCCTGGGGCTGGCCACCGCGCACATCGACCAACTGGAAACAGCCGTCACCAAGGACGTGGGCGCCCCGGAAATCGGCGGCATCTCCATCCGCTTGGTCCGCAAAGTCGACGAGAACATCGACGCCCTGGTGGACACCGCACGGTACAACACTGCCAGGGACCCCGAGAACCTGGACCTGGGCGTCCTGGATGCCCTGGACGAGAAGCTCAGCGAGGCCCTCTCCGAACTGCGCCTGCTCAAGGACGAGTGGGAAATCGAGCAGATGAAGATCGCGGTGTCCGCCACCGTGGAAGGCTTTGAAGAGGTTGTTAAGGCTTTGCCGCGCGCCCTCACCCACGCCCGCGGCGAGCGCGTGGTGGAGGGAGCGTTCTTTGCCCGGGCCCGCGAGGTGGGGAACGAACTCGGCTACGACACCATCGCGGCGTCCGGCAACAACGCCACCGTGCTGCACTGGACCCGCAACACCGGCCGCATCCATGCCGGCGAACTCCTGCTCCTGGACGCGGGCGTCGAGGCCGACTCCCTCTACACCGCAGACATCACCCGGACACTTCCGGCCAGCGGCTCCTTCAGCGACATCCAGCGCAAGGTGTACCAAGCGGTCCTGGATGCCGCCGACGCCGGTTTCGCCGCTGCCCAGCCGGGAACCAAGTTCCGGGACATCCATACTGCCGCCACCACGGTCCTGGCCGAGCGTTTGGCCGAGTGGGGAATCCTGCCCGTCACTGTGGAGGAAGCGATCAGCCCCGAAGGCCAGCAGCACCGGCGCTGGATGCCGCACGGCACCAGCCACCACCTTGGACTGGACGTGCATGACTGCGCGCAGGCCAAGCGGGAGCTCTACCTCGACGGCGTCCTCACCGAAGGCATGGTGTTCACCATTGAGCCGGGCCTGTACTTCAAGAAGGAAGACCTGGCGATCCCGGAGGAGTACCGCGGCATCGGCATCCGGATCGAGGACGACATCCTGATGACTGCCGATGGCCCGGTAAACCTCAGCGCCGCCCTGCCACGCAATGCGGAGGACGTGGAGGACTGGATGGCCGGCATCTACCGGACCGAAGAAGCCTGA
- a CDS encoding general stress protein, with amino-acid sequence MSNLFGAPKAGAPSGPDDARAVPTGDTVGSYTSYLDAQKAVDYLADQQFPVQMVSIVGNELKMVERVTGRLSYPRVALSGALSGMWFGLFVGVMLSFFAPSPGYFSIMTSVLMGAAFFMLFGIVTYAMQRGKRDFTSTSQVVATSYDVIVAPEAAHEARRLLQQLPMSRSDAASAHGPYTQNDYYNQPYQQQHPQQQGPARPAGWNDPYGQRQGAVNDTSPSREGSEHGSSAQDGQAHPHDGGQQYGGGQQQQPVRSARYPDLPDGRPQYGVRLPQGPAADAGQQSPGQSPEHGAEQHGGEHRAEERHVSDGDQHQGENRQ; translated from the coding sequence ATGTCGAACTTATTTGGTGCACCCAAGGCCGGCGCCCCGAGCGGACCGGACGATGCCCGGGCCGTTCCCACCGGTGACACCGTTGGCTCCTACACCTCCTACCTCGACGCCCAAAAAGCGGTGGACTACCTGGCAGACCAGCAGTTCCCGGTCCAGATGGTCTCCATCGTCGGCAATGAGTTGAAGATGGTGGAGCGGGTGACGGGGCGGCTGAGCTACCCCCGGGTGGCGCTTTCGGGGGCACTGAGCGGCATGTGGTTTGGCCTGTTCGTGGGAGTCATGCTGTCGTTTTTCGCGCCTTCCCCCGGATACTTTTCGATCATGACGTCGGTGCTGATGGGTGCCGCCTTCTTCATGCTCTTCGGCATCGTCACCTACGCCATGCAGCGCGGCAAGCGTGACTTCACGTCCACCAGCCAGGTGGTGGCAACTAGCTACGACGTCATCGTGGCCCCCGAAGCAGCCCATGAGGCCCGGCGCCTGCTGCAGCAGCTGCCGATGTCCCGTTCCGACGCTGCCTCGGCCCATGGCCCCTACACGCAGAACGACTACTACAACCAGCCCTATCAGCAGCAGCATCCGCAGCAGCAGGGGCCTGCGCGTCCGGCCGGTTGGAACGATCCCTACGGCCAGCGGCAAGGCGCGGTCAACGATACGTCCCCGTCCCGCGAGGGATCAGAGCACGGCTCATCGGCCCAGGACGGACAGGCTCACCCGCACGACGGCGGCCAGCAGTATGGGGGCGGTCAGCAGCAGCAGCCCGTCCGTTCGGCCCGCTATCCGGACCTGCCGGACGGACGCCCGCAGTACGGTGTCCGGCTCCCGCAGGGACCTGCCGCAGATGCCGGGCAGCAAAGTCCGGGTCAGAGCCCGGAACATGGTGCGGAACAGCACGGTGGAGAACATCGTGCGGAAGAACGTCACGTGTCCGACGGCGACCAGCACCAGGGCGAAAACCGGCAGTAA
- a CDS encoding magnesium transporter MgtE N-terminal domain-containing protein, whose translation MSTTPTRVFVARLLGLDVFDPLGDRLGRLRDVVVLSRGTQGAPHVVGIVVEVPGKKRVFVPMTRITSIDQTQVICTGLVNLRRFEQRGAETLVVAEMFDRRVTLRDGSGDATIEDIAIDQHRSRDWFVSKLFVRRGHSLSPLSRLRRNETLIIDWADAQQGQKTEPQAATQFVANHEDLKPADFAEALQEMSDKRRFEVASELQDERLADVLQELPEDDQVEILSALDVQRAADVLEEMDPDDAADLLGELPSAQAEELLQLMEPEGAEDVRRLLEYDEDTAGGLMTPVPVILPPEATVAEALAHVRREELSPALASSIFIARPPLETPTGRFLGVVHIQQLLRFPPFEALGNLVDKNLEPLSDQAHISEVARTLATYNLNSLPVINDAGRLVGAVTVDDVLDHLLPDDWRAHDGEAPIRRLGGRIG comes from the coding sequence GTGAGCACAACACCTACACGCGTCTTCGTGGCGCGCCTTCTGGGCCTCGATGTCTTCGACCCGCTGGGCGACCGGCTGGGCCGGCTGCGCGATGTTGTTGTGCTGTCCCGGGGAACCCAGGGCGCCCCGCACGTGGTGGGCATCGTGGTGGAAGTTCCGGGCAAGAAGCGCGTCTTCGTGCCCATGACCCGCATCACCTCGATCGACCAGACCCAGGTCATCTGCACCGGCCTGGTCAACCTGCGCCGGTTTGAGCAGCGCGGCGCGGAAACCCTGGTGGTGGCCGAGATGTTCGACCGGCGCGTCACCCTCCGTGACGGCAGCGGCGACGCCACCATCGAAGACATCGCCATTGACCAGCACAGGTCCCGTGACTGGTTCGTGAGCAAGCTCTTCGTCCGGCGCGGACACTCGCTGTCACCCCTGAGCCGGCTGCGCCGCAACGAGACCCTGATCATCGACTGGGCGGATGCCCAGCAGGGCCAGAAGACCGAGCCGCAGGCCGCCACCCAGTTCGTGGCCAACCACGAGGACCTCAAACCCGCCGACTTCGCCGAGGCGCTCCAAGAGATGAGCGACAAGCGCCGCTTCGAGGTGGCCAGCGAACTGCAGGACGAACGCCTGGCGGACGTCCTCCAGGAACTCCCGGAGGACGACCAGGTGGAGATCCTCTCCGCCCTGGATGTCCAGCGCGCAGCCGACGTCCTGGAGGAGATGGACCCGGACGACGCCGCCGACCTCCTCGGTGAGCTCCCCTCCGCGCAGGCCGAGGAACTACTCCAGCTGATGGAGCCCGAAGGCGCCGAGGACGTGCGCCGCCTGCTCGAATACGACGAGGACACGGCCGGTGGCCTCATGACCCCCGTGCCGGTCATCCTCCCCCCGGAAGCCACCGTGGCCGAAGCCCTGGCCCACGTCCGGCGCGAGGAGCTCTCCCCGGCACTGGCGTCGTCGATCTTCATTGCCCGGCCGCCGCTGGAAACGCCCACGGGCCGCTTCCTGGGCGTGGTGCACATCCAGCAGCTGCTGCGCTTCCCGCCGTTCGAGGCACTGGGAAACCTGGTGGACAAGAACCTCGAGCCGTTGTCCGACCAAGCGCACATCAGCGAAGTGGCGCGGACCCTGGCTACCTATAACTTGAACTCCCTCCCGGTGATCAATGACGCCGGCCGGCTTGTGGGGGCGGTGACTGTTGATGACGTATTGGATCATTTGTTGCCCGACGACTGGCGCGCCCATGATGGCGAAGCCCCGATAAGAAGGCTCGGTGGCCGCATTGGCTGA
- a CDS encoding DUF1003 domain-containing protein — protein sequence MAALADISAPKNPNQRNLAKAESKGSLDTPLSGRQRILPTFRPDPDAFGHATEAFARFMGTPQFLVYMTVFCIFWLGWNTWAPVEWQFDSRDLGFTLLTLMLSLQASYAAPLLLLAQNRQDDRDRVSLQQDRQRAERNLSDTEYLTRELASLRIALREVATRDYVRAELRSLLEDLLEAQEELRTHDDTGPGSHEPPRDKVKDKLREQRDRQRSPRTQQIPRVKPGHSAQ from the coding sequence GTGGCCGCATTGGCTGATATCAGTGCTCCGAAGAACCCCAACCAGCGGAACCTGGCCAAAGCGGAATCAAAAGGCAGCCTCGACACACCCCTGAGCGGCAGGCAGCGGATCCTGCCCACGTTCCGCCCGGACCCCGATGCATTCGGGCACGCCACCGAGGCCTTTGCCCGCTTCATGGGTACGCCCCAGTTCCTGGTCTACATGACGGTGTTCTGCATCTTCTGGCTCGGCTGGAACACGTGGGCTCCCGTGGAATGGCAGTTCGACTCGCGGGACCTTGGTTTCACCCTGCTGACCCTGATGCTGTCACTGCAGGCCTCCTACGCCGCACCCCTGCTGCTGCTGGCGCAGAACCGGCAGGATGACCGCGACCGCGTCTCGCTGCAGCAGGACCGCCAGCGTGCCGAGCGCAACCTGTCCGACACCGAGTACCTCACCCGGGAGCTTGCCTCCCTTCGGATCGCCCTGCGCGAAGTGGCCACCCGCGACTACGTCCGCGCCGAACTGCGCTCCCTCCTTGAGGACCTGCTCGAAGCCCAGGAGGAGCTGCGCACCCACGACGACACCGGCCCGGGTTCCCACGAACCACCGCGGGACAAGGTCAAGGACAAACTGCGCGAACAACGGGACCGGCAGCGCAGCCCGCGTACCCAGCAGATCCCCCGGGTCAAACCCGGCCACTCTGCCCAATGA
- a CDS encoding Mrp/NBP35 family ATP-binding protein, translating into MSAPIDPATAGKSPLHPAVNEALATVIDPELRRPITELGMVDSVQVSDDGKVTVAVLLTIAGCPLRDTITADSQKALFAVPGVTAVDVELKVMDQAQRDALKEKLRGAGGQRSIPFNEPGSLTRVYAVASGKGGVGKSSVTVNLASALAAQGLRVGIVDADVYGFSVPALMGITQKPTQVDDMILPPVAYGVKVISIGMFVSGNKPVAWRGPMLHRALEQFLTDVYFGDLDALFLDLPPGTGDIAISVAQLLPKAEILVVTTPQAAAADVAERAGAIATQTGQKIAGVIENMSYLEMPDGGRMELFGSGGGAVLTERLSATVGADVPLLGQIPLDIQLREGGDSGVPIVLGQPGSAGAMALAAIAGQLAAKPRGLAGMKLGLQPR; encoded by the coding sequence ATGAGCGCCCCCATCGATCCCGCAACAGCAGGCAAGTCCCCGCTGCACCCCGCCGTCAACGAGGCCCTGGCCACGGTCATCGACCCTGAACTGCGCCGCCCCATCACTGAGCTGGGCATGGTGGATTCCGTCCAGGTGTCCGACGACGGCAAGGTCACCGTAGCGGTCCTGCTCACCATCGCCGGCTGCCCGCTGCGGGACACCATTACCGCCGATTCCCAAAAGGCCCTTTTCGCTGTTCCGGGCGTCACCGCCGTAGACGTCGAACTGAAGGTGATGGACCAGGCGCAGCGCGACGCGCTCAAGGAGAAGCTGCGCGGCGCGGGCGGGCAGCGCAGCATCCCGTTCAATGAACCCGGCTCGCTCACCAGGGTCTACGCCGTGGCCAGCGGCAAGGGCGGAGTGGGCAAGTCCTCCGTCACCGTCAACCTGGCCAGCGCCCTGGCCGCCCAAGGCCTCCGCGTGGGCATCGTGGACGCGGATGTGTACGGCTTCTCCGTCCCCGCGCTGATGGGGATCACGCAGAAACCCACCCAAGTGGACGATATGATCCTTCCCCCGGTTGCGTACGGGGTGAAGGTGATCTCCATCGGCATGTTCGTCAGCGGCAATAAGCCGGTCGCCTGGCGCGGACCCATGCTGCACCGGGCCCTGGAACAGTTCCTCACCGACGTCTACTTCGGCGATCTGGATGCCCTGTTCCTGGACCTTCCGCCGGGCACGGGTGACATTGCCATCTCCGTTGCGCAGCTGCTGCCCAAGGCCGAGATCCTGGTGGTCACCACACCCCAGGCCGCGGCAGCGGACGTCGCAGAACGGGCCGGTGCCATTGCCACACAGACCGGCCAGAAAATCGCAGGCGTCATTGAGAACATGTCCTACCTGGAGATGCCCGACGGCGGCCGGATGGAGCTGTTCGGAAGCGGTGGCGGGGCAGTCCTCACCGAACGCCTCAGCGCCACGGTAGGGGCGGACGTTCCGTTGCTGGGCCAGATTCCCCTGGACATCCAGTTGCGGGAAGGCGGGGACTCGGGGGTGCCGATCGTCCTGGGCCAGCCGGGCTCGGCGGGCGCGATGGCGCTGGCGGCAATCGCAGGGCAGTTGGCGGCCAAACCCCGTGGGCTGGCCGGGATGAAACTGGGGCTGCAGCCCCGGTAA
- a CDS encoding Sec-independent protein translocase TatB, whose protein sequence is MFGINGPEFILLLIIGVLVIGPQRLPEYTQKLANLVKEVRRMANGAREQIKEEVGIDIDDVDWKKYDPRQYDPRRIIKEALLDDDTKPVSANAPAAVAAVSGAAAAAESAPARPERVVERLAPGETAPFDTEAT, encoded by the coding sequence GTGTTTGGAATCAACGGCCCGGAGTTCATTCTTCTGCTGATCATTGGCGTACTGGTGATCGGCCCCCAGCGGCTGCCCGAATATACCCAGAAGCTGGCGAACCTGGTCAAGGAAGTCCGCCGCATGGCCAACGGTGCCCGCGAGCAGATCAAGGAAGAAGTGGGCATCGACATCGACGATGTCGACTGGAAGAAGTACGATCCGCGCCAGTACGATCCCCGACGCATCATCAAGGAAGCACTCCTCGACGACGACACCAAGCCGGTGAGCGCCAACGCCCCGGCCGCCGTCGCTGCAGTTTCCGGCGCGGCGGCAGCCGCGGAGTCGGCTCCTGCGCGGCCCGAAAGGGTCGTGGAGCGGCTGGCGCCGGGCGAGACAGCGCCGTTCGACACCGAAGCCACCTAG
- a CDS encoding anti-sigma factor: MRSQFPFGGRHQRNGSHLEACQECAATVRREQQYLERLRDAPIPPASGDLTARLLARTSELAAQPPAPVHQSGTSLAARALALTAGGTVAAAGVLAVGAFTAAGDPAAGGAGATEAAFSHVSSQTPADGRTLTAAQLATLRSEGWACPELQAMGFHVESAKALVVDGQPAVELRLTDGAHHATVTEQHPVTGQPAAQAAAAGSVPVKATGAGGKAGPSQDWATSPWAATYRAEGLTITYRSDLPAAQANEALPILKRLADSAAEGVAAAVPETSEGQAAEPLETRLERGFSKIAALFNQ; encoded by the coding sequence ATGAGGTCCCAGTTTCCTTTCGGCGGCAGGCATCAGCGCAACGGCAGCCACCTTGAGGCCTGCCAGGAGTGTGCCGCCACCGTGCGCCGGGAACAGCAGTACCTTGAGCGCCTCCGGGATGCTCCCATTCCACCCGCCAGCGGTGACCTGACGGCACGCCTGCTGGCGCGCACGAGTGAACTGGCGGCCCAGCCGCCTGCGCCTGTACACCAAAGCGGGACCTCGCTGGCCGCCCGGGCCCTGGCGCTGACGGCCGGCGGAACGGTGGCGGCTGCCGGAGTGCTGGCCGTCGGGGCGTTCACGGCGGCAGGAGACCCCGCGGCCGGCGGGGCGGGGGCCACCGAGGCGGCCTTTTCGCATGTCTCCTCGCAGACACCGGCGGACGGCAGGACGTTGACCGCAGCACAGCTCGCCACGCTGCGCTCCGAGGGCTGGGCCTGCCCTGAACTGCAGGCCATGGGATTCCACGTGGAATCGGCCAAGGCGCTGGTTGTTGACGGCCAGCCTGCGGTGGAGCTCCGGCTTACCGACGGCGCTCATCACGCCACCGTTACTGAACAGCATCCCGTCACCGGGCAACCCGCAGCCCAGGCCGCGGCTGCCGGAAGTGTGCCGGTGAAAGCCACCGGAGCCGGCGGCAAAGCGGGTCCGTCGCAGGATTGGGCCACATCGCCATGGGCCGCCACTTACCGCGCGGAAGGCCTCACCATCACCTACCGCTCCGACCTGCCCGCGGCGCAGGCCAACGAAGCCCTGCCCATCCTCAAACGCCTCGCCGACAGTGCCGCAGAAGGGGTGGCGGCCGCCGTTCCGGAGACTTCCGAGGGGCAGGCCGCCGAGCCACTGGAGACCCGGCTGGAGCGCGGGTTCAGCAAGATCGCGGCCCTGTTCAACCAGTGA